In Microplitis mediator isolate UGA2020A chromosome 2, iyMicMedi2.1, whole genome shotgun sequence, a single window of DNA contains:
- the LOC130663285 gene encoding serine/threonine-protein kinase SIK3-like isoform X4, whose translation MASATTSHNEVSQQFFVNKLIRVGYYELEKTIGKGNFAVVKMATHVVTKSKVAIKIIDKTKLSEENLAKIFREVHIMKRLRHPHIIRLYQVMETEKMIYLVTEYAPGGEIFDHLVRNGRMSEPEARRIFKQIVLAVHYLHTHGVVHRDLKAENLLLDADNNIKLADFGFSNEYTPGMPLSTWCGSPPYAAPEIFEGKHYDGPSSDVWSLGVVLYVLVCGALPFDGPTMKSLRSVVISGKFRIPFFMSAECEKLIRHMLVVEPERRLSIRQILAHPWMGGDGVTEPEPGGCSPEPTHPLPLNQVVIENMLRLPGLSADTLLQSIQGNAFDHVSAIYHLLADRLESTMSSLPSIQNLPGDYMPDGAHQLEKFGESESETDSERAGLCLPLGTQVPYHATRRHTVGPGDTAHQPPSPYPYPYQSYTPGYPPLGLVPMMHCNADGQVLPQTNLPLNLPLVQHQPPQNFQIKDQHLLKPPPVMGASTFGRRASDGGANLHVFYQQQHGSGNAEEGGWSHPGSREHLQSSGSPSLGQCSQTLSVSGSPDSNGGSTGSSSGGSDRRRRSGLTAVMQRPGGRDSYKEPSAHVTTERYSPVRRASEGSCPPGPGIQALQQEYQQLQRLASPSHSPASIPGSPVHERGVAAITQGLSGLTTATVPGSIVHGTPTQAPTAPLDLSPLRHHRSPATTPVSYSPSNSPALDMIQEEHPVDISRVPPQISVTDVSGGQVTLVGCPLSPSPSLDSLEDNLSHYNLLPSFIISEPCDPSRPSITRGIGRPLSSPIPSEVEVTLSNESSRLNSEAILGRVKQIIDARAPPKGFIFSREEVEGSGLSLEYPGGVQIELRVCEFEEHEKKGIKMRRISGDQLQYSQLYEQLISCITV comes from the exons GTGGCCATTAAGATAATAGATAAGACGAAGCTCAGTGAGGAAAATCTAGCTAAAATATTTCGAGAAGTCCACATTATGAAAAGGCTGAGACACCCTCATATCATAAGATTGTACCAGGTGATGGAAACGGAGAAAATGATATATTTGGTAACGGAGTACGCACCAGGTGGTGAAATATTTGATCATCTTGTGAGAAACGGCAGAATGTCTGAGCCGGAAGCTAGAAgaattttcaaacaaattGTCCTAGCGGTTCATTATCTTCATACACATGGTGTAGTTCATAGAGATCTTAAG GCTGAGAATCTATTACTTGATGCAGACAATAACATAAAACTTGCTGATTTTGGATTCAGTAATGAGTATACACCGGGTATGCCTCTCAGTACTTGGTGCGGGTCCCCTCCTTATGCGGCGCCTGAAATATTCGAAGGAAAACATTATGATGGACCAAGTTCAGATGTTTGG agTTTAGGAGTAGTTTTATATGTACTGGTTTGTGGAGCATTGCCGTTTGACGGCCCGACAATGAAGTCATTGAGATCTGTCGTGATATCTGGAAAATTTAGAATACCATTCTTCATGTCAGCag agTGTGAAAAGTTGATAAGGCATATGTTGGTGGTGGAGCCTGAGCGACGATTAAGTATAAGGCAAATTCTCGCGCATCCCTGGATGGGCGGTGATGGGGTCACGGAACCTGAACCTGGAgg gTGTAGTCCAGAGCCTACGCATCCTCTTCCACTTAATCAAGTAGTGATAGAAAATATGTTGAGACTGCCAGGACTCAGCGCGGATACGTTGCTGCAGTCTATCCAAGGAAATGCCTTTGATCATGTGTCTGCAATTTATCATTTGCTGGCAGATCGTCTTGAATCAACGATGTCGAGTTTACCGAGTATACAAAATCTCCCGGGCGATTACATGCCCGATGGCGCTCACCAGTTGGAGAAATTCGGGGAATCCGAGTCGGAAACAGACTCAGAGAGAGCAGGACTTTGTTTGCCGTTGGGTACACAGGTGCCGTATCACGCAACGAGAAGACACACTGTCGGACCCGGTGATACAGCACACCAGCCGCCATCGCCTTATCCTTATCCTTATCAAAGTTACACGCCGGGTTATCCGCCTCTCGGTCTTGTGCCTATGATGCATTGCAATGCCGACGGCCAGGTGCTGCCACAAACGAATTTGCCCTTAAATCTTCCCCTTGTACAGCATCAACCTCCGCAAAATTTCCAAATCAAAGACCAGCATCTGTTGAAACCACCGCCAGTCATGGGAgcca gCACTTTTGGAAGAAGAGCGTCAGATGGTGGCGCAAATCTCCACGTATTTTATCAACAACAACACGGAAGTGGTAACGCCGAAGAGGGCGGATGGAGTCATCCAGGCAGCAGAGAGCACTTGCAATCT agcGGTAGTCCTTCATTGGGACAGTGCTCGCAAACGCTGAGTGTAAGCGGAAGTCCTGACAGCAATGGCGGCAGTACTGGAAGCTCGTCAGGTGGCAGCGATCGTCGAAGACGAAGTGGACTGACGGCAGTAATGCAACGGCCAG GCGGCAGAGATTCATACAAAGAACCAAGCGCACATGTCACCACCGAGAGGTACTCCCCGGTCAGGAGGGCGTCTGAGGGTTCGTGTCCACCAGGACCAGGGATCCAGGCCTTGCAGCAGGAGTACCAGCAGCTCCAGAGACTCGCATCGCCTTCTCACAGTCCCGCAAGCATTCCCGGATCACCCGTTCATGAGCGAGGGGTCGCGGCAATCACTCAGG GACTCAGTGGATTAACAACTGCGACAGTACCAGGTAGTATAGTTCACGGAACACCAACGCAAGCACCAACAGCGCCTTTGGATCTGAGTCCATTGAGACATCACAGATCTCCAGCAACAACACCAGTAAGTTATTCACCAAGCAACAGTCCGGCACTGGATATGATCCAAGAGGAACATCCTGTTGATATATCCAGA GTACCACCTCAAATATCAGTAACAGATGTTTCGGGTGGACAAGTGACCTTAGTCGGCTGTCCGCTCTCTCCCTCACCATCCCTCGACTCTCTCGAAGACAATCTCTCGCACTATAATCTTTTACCGAGTTTCATAATATCCGAGCCTTGTGATCCATCGCGGCCCAGTATCACACGGGGAATCGGTCGGCCTCTAAGTTCACCTATACCTTCTGAAGTTGAAGTCACTCTGTCAAATGAATCAAGTCGACTTAACTCCGAGGCTATTCTCGGCAGagttaaacaaataattgacGCCCGTGCTCCACCAAAGGGTTTTATATTTTCGCGCGAAGAAGTTGAGGGCAGTGGTCTGAGCCTCGAATATCCCGGCGGAGTACAAATTGAACTCCGGGTTTGTGAATTTGAGGAGCATGAAAAAAAAGGGATAAAAATGAGGAGAATTAGTGGCGATCAGCTACAGTACAGTCAACTTTATGAGCAATTAATTTCCTGTATCACCGTTTGA
- the LOC130663285 gene encoding serine/threonine-protein kinase SIK3-like isoform X3: MASATTSHNEVSQQFFVNKLIRVGYYELEKTIGKGNFAVVKMATHVVTKSKVAIKIIDKTKLSEENLAKIFREVHIMKRLRHPHIIRLYQVMETEKMIYLVTEYAPGGEIFDHLVRNGRMSEPEARRIFKQIVLAVHYLHTHGVVHRDLKAENLLLDADNNIKLADFGFSNEYTPGMPLSTWCGSPPYAAPEIFEGKHYDGPSSDVWSLGVVLYVLVCGALPFDGPTMKSLRSVVISGKFRIPFFMSAECEKLIRHMLVVEPERRLSIRQILAHPWMGGDGVTEPEPGGCSPEPTHPLPLNQVVIENMLRLPGLSADTLLQSIQGNAFDHVSAIYHLLADRLESTMSSLPSIQNLPGDYMPDGAHQLEKFGESESETDSERAGLCLPLGTQVPYHATRRHTVGPGDTAHQPPSPYPYPYQSYTPGYPPLGLVPMMHCNADGQVLPQTNLPLNLPLVQHQPPQNFQIKDQHLLKPPPVMGASTFGRRASDGGANLHVFYQQQHGSGNAEEGGWSHPGSREHLQSSGSPSLGQCSQTLSVSGSPDSNGGSTGSSSGGSDRRRRSGLTAVMQRPAGGRDSYKEPSAHVTTERYSPVRRASEGSCPPGPGIQALQQEYQQLQRLASPSHSPASIPGSPVHERGVAAITQGLSGLTTATVPGSIVHGTPTQAPTAPLDLSPLRHHRSPATTPVSYSPSNSPALDMIQEEHPVDISRVPPQISVTDVSGGQVTLVGCPLSPSPSLDSLEDNLSHYNLLPSFIISEPCDPSRPSITRGIGRPLSSPIPSEVEVTLSNESSRLNSEAILGRVKQIIDARAPPKGFIFSREEVEGSGLSLEYPGGVQIELRVCEFEEHEKKGIKMRRISGDQLQYSQLYEQLISCITV; the protein is encoded by the exons GTGGCCATTAAGATAATAGATAAGACGAAGCTCAGTGAGGAAAATCTAGCTAAAATATTTCGAGAAGTCCACATTATGAAAAGGCTGAGACACCCTCATATCATAAGATTGTACCAGGTGATGGAAACGGAGAAAATGATATATTTGGTAACGGAGTACGCACCAGGTGGTGAAATATTTGATCATCTTGTGAGAAACGGCAGAATGTCTGAGCCGGAAGCTAGAAgaattttcaaacaaattGTCCTAGCGGTTCATTATCTTCATACACATGGTGTAGTTCATAGAGATCTTAAG GCTGAGAATCTATTACTTGATGCAGACAATAACATAAAACTTGCTGATTTTGGATTCAGTAATGAGTATACACCGGGTATGCCTCTCAGTACTTGGTGCGGGTCCCCTCCTTATGCGGCGCCTGAAATATTCGAAGGAAAACATTATGATGGACCAAGTTCAGATGTTTGG agTTTAGGAGTAGTTTTATATGTACTGGTTTGTGGAGCATTGCCGTTTGACGGCCCGACAATGAAGTCATTGAGATCTGTCGTGATATCTGGAAAATTTAGAATACCATTCTTCATGTCAGCag agTGTGAAAAGTTGATAAGGCATATGTTGGTGGTGGAGCCTGAGCGACGATTAAGTATAAGGCAAATTCTCGCGCATCCCTGGATGGGCGGTGATGGGGTCACGGAACCTGAACCTGGAgg gTGTAGTCCAGAGCCTACGCATCCTCTTCCACTTAATCAAGTAGTGATAGAAAATATGTTGAGACTGCCAGGACTCAGCGCGGATACGTTGCTGCAGTCTATCCAAGGAAATGCCTTTGATCATGTGTCTGCAATTTATCATTTGCTGGCAGATCGTCTTGAATCAACGATGTCGAGTTTACCGAGTATACAAAATCTCCCGGGCGATTACATGCCCGATGGCGCTCACCAGTTGGAGAAATTCGGGGAATCCGAGTCGGAAACAGACTCAGAGAGAGCAGGACTTTGTTTGCCGTTGGGTACACAGGTGCCGTATCACGCAACGAGAAGACACACTGTCGGACCCGGTGATACAGCACACCAGCCGCCATCGCCTTATCCTTATCCTTATCAAAGTTACACGCCGGGTTATCCGCCTCTCGGTCTTGTGCCTATGATGCATTGCAATGCCGACGGCCAGGTGCTGCCACAAACGAATTTGCCCTTAAATCTTCCCCTTGTACAGCATCAACCTCCGCAAAATTTCCAAATCAAAGACCAGCATCTGTTGAAACCACCGCCAGTCATGGGAgcca gCACTTTTGGAAGAAGAGCGTCAGATGGTGGCGCAAATCTCCACGTATTTTATCAACAACAACACGGAAGTGGTAACGCCGAAGAGGGCGGATGGAGTCATCCAGGCAGCAGAGAGCACTTGCAATCT agcGGTAGTCCTTCATTGGGACAGTGCTCGCAAACGCTGAGTGTAAGCGGAAGTCCTGACAGCAATGGCGGCAGTACTGGAAGCTCGTCAGGTGGCAGCGATCGTCGAAGACGAAGTGGACTGACGGCAGTAATGCAACGGCCAG CAGGCGGCAGAGATTCATACAAAGAACCAAGCGCACATGTCACCACCGAGAGGTACTCCCCGGTCAGGAGGGCGTCTGAGGGTTCGTGTCCACCAGGACCAGGGATCCAGGCCTTGCAGCAGGAGTACCAGCAGCTCCAGAGACTCGCATCGCCTTCTCACAGTCCCGCAAGCATTCCCGGATCACCCGTTCATGAGCGAGGGGTCGCGGCAATCACTCAGG GACTCAGTGGATTAACAACTGCGACAGTACCAGGTAGTATAGTTCACGGAACACCAACGCAAGCACCAACAGCGCCTTTGGATCTGAGTCCATTGAGACATCACAGATCTCCAGCAACAACACCAGTAAGTTATTCACCAAGCAACAGTCCGGCACTGGATATGATCCAAGAGGAACATCCTGTTGATATATCCAGA GTACCACCTCAAATATCAGTAACAGATGTTTCGGGTGGACAAGTGACCTTAGTCGGCTGTCCGCTCTCTCCCTCACCATCCCTCGACTCTCTCGAAGACAATCTCTCGCACTATAATCTTTTACCGAGTTTCATAATATCCGAGCCTTGTGATCCATCGCGGCCCAGTATCACACGGGGAATCGGTCGGCCTCTAAGTTCACCTATACCTTCTGAAGTTGAAGTCACTCTGTCAAATGAATCAAGTCGACTTAACTCCGAGGCTATTCTCGGCAGagttaaacaaataattgacGCCCGTGCTCCACCAAAGGGTTTTATATTTTCGCGCGAAGAAGTTGAGGGCAGTGGTCTGAGCCTCGAATATCCCGGCGGAGTACAAATTGAACTCCGGGTTTGTGAATTTGAGGAGCATGAAAAAAAAGGGATAAAAATGAGGAGAATTAGTGGCGATCAGCTACAGTACAGTCAACTTTATGAGCAATTAATTTCCTGTATCACCGTTTGA
- the LOC130663285 gene encoding serine/threonine-protein kinase SIK3-like isoform X2, which produces MASATTSHNEVSQQFFVNKLIRVGYYELEKTIGKGNFAVVKMATHVVTKSKVAIKIIDKTKLSEENLAKIFREVHIMKRLRHPHIIRLYQVMETEKMIYLVTEYAPGGEIFDHLVRNGRMSEPEARRIFKQIVLAVHYLHTHGVVHRDLKAENLLLDADNNIKLADFGFSNEYTPGMPLSTWCGSPPYAAPEIFEGKHYDGPSSDVWSLGVVLYVLVCGALPFDGPTMKSLRSVVISGKFRIPFFMSAECEKLIRHMLVVEPERRLSIRQILAHPWMGGDGVTEPEPGGCSPEPTHPLPLNQVVIENMLRLPGLSADTLLQSIQGNAFDHVSAIYHLLADRLESTMSSLPSIQNLPGDYMPDGAHQLEKFGESESETDSERAGLCLPLGTQVPYHATRRHTVGPGDTAHQPPSPYPYPYQSYTPGYPPLGLVPMMHCNADGQVLPQTNLPLNLPLVQHQPPQNFQIKDQHLLKPPPVMGASTFGRRASDGGANLHVFYQQQHGSGNAEEGGWSHPGSREHLQSSGSPSLGQCSQTLSVSGSPDSNGGSTGSSSGGSDRRRRSGLTAVMQRPVINPELVMEVEARMNRAYVPSRLLPSHLRDLPPRPLHLRKTSLYPAAGVGGRDSYKEPSAHVTTERYSPVRRASEGSCPPGPGIQALQQEYQQLQRLASPSHSPASIPGSPVHERGVAAITQGLSGLTTATVPGSIVHGTPTQAPTAPLDLSPLRHHRSPATTPVSYSPSNSPALDMIQEEHPVDISRVPPQISVTDVSGGQVTLVGCPLSPSPSLDSLEDNLSHYNLLPSFIISEPCDPSRPSITRGIGRPLSSPIPSEVEVTLSNESSRLNSEAILGRVKQIIDARAPPKGFIFSREEVEGSGLSLEYPGGVQIELRVCEFEEHEKKGIKMRRISGDQLQYSQLYEQLISCITV; this is translated from the exons GTGGCCATTAAGATAATAGATAAGACGAAGCTCAGTGAGGAAAATCTAGCTAAAATATTTCGAGAAGTCCACATTATGAAAAGGCTGAGACACCCTCATATCATAAGATTGTACCAGGTGATGGAAACGGAGAAAATGATATATTTGGTAACGGAGTACGCACCAGGTGGTGAAATATTTGATCATCTTGTGAGAAACGGCAGAATGTCTGAGCCGGAAGCTAGAAgaattttcaaacaaattGTCCTAGCGGTTCATTATCTTCATACACATGGTGTAGTTCATAGAGATCTTAAG GCTGAGAATCTATTACTTGATGCAGACAATAACATAAAACTTGCTGATTTTGGATTCAGTAATGAGTATACACCGGGTATGCCTCTCAGTACTTGGTGCGGGTCCCCTCCTTATGCGGCGCCTGAAATATTCGAAGGAAAACATTATGATGGACCAAGTTCAGATGTTTGG agTTTAGGAGTAGTTTTATATGTACTGGTTTGTGGAGCATTGCCGTTTGACGGCCCGACAATGAAGTCATTGAGATCTGTCGTGATATCTGGAAAATTTAGAATACCATTCTTCATGTCAGCag agTGTGAAAAGTTGATAAGGCATATGTTGGTGGTGGAGCCTGAGCGACGATTAAGTATAAGGCAAATTCTCGCGCATCCCTGGATGGGCGGTGATGGGGTCACGGAACCTGAACCTGGAgg gTGTAGTCCAGAGCCTACGCATCCTCTTCCACTTAATCAAGTAGTGATAGAAAATATGTTGAGACTGCCAGGACTCAGCGCGGATACGTTGCTGCAGTCTATCCAAGGAAATGCCTTTGATCATGTGTCTGCAATTTATCATTTGCTGGCAGATCGTCTTGAATCAACGATGTCGAGTTTACCGAGTATACAAAATCTCCCGGGCGATTACATGCCCGATGGCGCTCACCAGTTGGAGAAATTCGGGGAATCCGAGTCGGAAACAGACTCAGAGAGAGCAGGACTTTGTTTGCCGTTGGGTACACAGGTGCCGTATCACGCAACGAGAAGACACACTGTCGGACCCGGTGATACAGCACACCAGCCGCCATCGCCTTATCCTTATCCTTATCAAAGTTACACGCCGGGTTATCCGCCTCTCGGTCTTGTGCCTATGATGCATTGCAATGCCGACGGCCAGGTGCTGCCACAAACGAATTTGCCCTTAAATCTTCCCCTTGTACAGCATCAACCTCCGCAAAATTTCCAAATCAAAGACCAGCATCTGTTGAAACCACCGCCAGTCATGGGAgcca gCACTTTTGGAAGAAGAGCGTCAGATGGTGGCGCAAATCTCCACGTATTTTATCAACAACAACACGGAAGTGGTAACGCCGAAGAGGGCGGATGGAGTCATCCAGGCAGCAGAGAGCACTTGCAATCT agcGGTAGTCCTTCATTGGGACAGTGCTCGCAAACGCTGAGTGTAAGCGGAAGTCCTGACAGCAATGGCGGCAGTACTGGAAGCTCGTCAGGTGGCAGCGATCGTCGAAGACGAAGTGGACTGACGGCAGTAATGCAACGGCCAG TTATAAACCCGGAACTGGTCATGGAGGTGGAAGCTAGGATGAATAGGGCATACGTACCATCAAGATTGCTGCCTTCGCACTTAAGGGATTTACCTCCACGTCCCCTGCACCTGAGGAAAACCTCACTCTATCCTGCTGCAGGAGTTG GCGGCAGAGATTCATACAAAGAACCAAGCGCACATGTCACCACCGAGAGGTACTCCCCGGTCAGGAGGGCGTCTGAGGGTTCGTGTCCACCAGGACCAGGGATCCAGGCCTTGCAGCAGGAGTACCAGCAGCTCCAGAGACTCGCATCGCCTTCTCACAGTCCCGCAAGCATTCCCGGATCACCCGTTCATGAGCGAGGGGTCGCGGCAATCACTCAGG GACTCAGTGGATTAACAACTGCGACAGTACCAGGTAGTATAGTTCACGGAACACCAACGCAAGCACCAACAGCGCCTTTGGATCTGAGTCCATTGAGACATCACAGATCTCCAGCAACAACACCAGTAAGTTATTCACCAAGCAACAGTCCGGCACTGGATATGATCCAAGAGGAACATCCTGTTGATATATCCAGA GTACCACCTCAAATATCAGTAACAGATGTTTCGGGTGGACAAGTGACCTTAGTCGGCTGTCCGCTCTCTCCCTCACCATCCCTCGACTCTCTCGAAGACAATCTCTCGCACTATAATCTTTTACCGAGTTTCATAATATCCGAGCCTTGTGATCCATCGCGGCCCAGTATCACACGGGGAATCGGTCGGCCTCTAAGTTCACCTATACCTTCTGAAGTTGAAGTCACTCTGTCAAATGAATCAAGTCGACTTAACTCCGAGGCTATTCTCGGCAGagttaaacaaataattgacGCCCGTGCTCCACCAAAGGGTTTTATATTTTCGCGCGAAGAAGTTGAGGGCAGTGGTCTGAGCCTCGAATATCCCGGCGGAGTACAAATTGAACTCCGGGTTTGTGAATTTGAGGAGCATGAAAAAAAAGGGATAAAAATGAGGAGAATTAGTGGCGATCAGCTACAGTACAGTCAACTTTATGAGCAATTAATTTCCTGTATCACCGTTTGA
- the LOC130663285 gene encoding serine/threonine-protein kinase SIK3-like isoform X1 — translation MASATTSHNEVSQQFFVNKLIRVGYYELEKTIGKGNFAVVKMATHVVTKSKVAIKIIDKTKLSEENLAKIFREVHIMKRLRHPHIIRLYQVMETEKMIYLVTEYAPGGEIFDHLVRNGRMSEPEARRIFKQIVLAVHYLHTHGVVHRDLKAENLLLDADNNIKLADFGFSNEYTPGMPLSTWCGSPPYAAPEIFEGKHYDGPSSDVWSLGVVLYVLVCGALPFDGPTMKSLRSVVISGKFRIPFFMSAECEKLIRHMLVVEPERRLSIRQILAHPWMGGDGVTEPEPGGCSPEPTHPLPLNQVVIENMLRLPGLSADTLLQSIQGNAFDHVSAIYHLLADRLESTMSSLPSIQNLPGDYMPDGAHQLEKFGESESETDSERAGLCLPLGTQVPYHATRRHTVGPGDTAHQPPSPYPYPYQSYTPGYPPLGLVPMMHCNADGQVLPQTNLPLNLPLVQHQPPQNFQIKDQHLLKPPPVMGASTFGRRASDGGANLHVFYQQQHGSGNAEEGGWSHPGSREHLQSSGSPSLGQCSQTLSVSGSPDSNGGSTGSSSGGSDRRRRSGLTAVMQRPVINPELVMEVEARMNRAYVPSRLLPSHLRDLPPRPLHLRKTSLYPAAGVAGGRDSYKEPSAHVTTERYSPVRRASEGSCPPGPGIQALQQEYQQLQRLASPSHSPASIPGSPVHERGVAAITQGLSGLTTATVPGSIVHGTPTQAPTAPLDLSPLRHHRSPATTPVSYSPSNSPALDMIQEEHPVDISRVPPQISVTDVSGGQVTLVGCPLSPSPSLDSLEDNLSHYNLLPSFIISEPCDPSRPSITRGIGRPLSSPIPSEVEVTLSNESSRLNSEAILGRVKQIIDARAPPKGFIFSREEVEGSGLSLEYPGGVQIELRVCEFEEHEKKGIKMRRISGDQLQYSQLYEQLISCITV, via the exons GTGGCCATTAAGATAATAGATAAGACGAAGCTCAGTGAGGAAAATCTAGCTAAAATATTTCGAGAAGTCCACATTATGAAAAGGCTGAGACACCCTCATATCATAAGATTGTACCAGGTGATGGAAACGGAGAAAATGATATATTTGGTAACGGAGTACGCACCAGGTGGTGAAATATTTGATCATCTTGTGAGAAACGGCAGAATGTCTGAGCCGGAAGCTAGAAgaattttcaaacaaattGTCCTAGCGGTTCATTATCTTCATACACATGGTGTAGTTCATAGAGATCTTAAG GCTGAGAATCTATTACTTGATGCAGACAATAACATAAAACTTGCTGATTTTGGATTCAGTAATGAGTATACACCGGGTATGCCTCTCAGTACTTGGTGCGGGTCCCCTCCTTATGCGGCGCCTGAAATATTCGAAGGAAAACATTATGATGGACCAAGTTCAGATGTTTGG agTTTAGGAGTAGTTTTATATGTACTGGTTTGTGGAGCATTGCCGTTTGACGGCCCGACAATGAAGTCATTGAGATCTGTCGTGATATCTGGAAAATTTAGAATACCATTCTTCATGTCAGCag agTGTGAAAAGTTGATAAGGCATATGTTGGTGGTGGAGCCTGAGCGACGATTAAGTATAAGGCAAATTCTCGCGCATCCCTGGATGGGCGGTGATGGGGTCACGGAACCTGAACCTGGAgg gTGTAGTCCAGAGCCTACGCATCCTCTTCCACTTAATCAAGTAGTGATAGAAAATATGTTGAGACTGCCAGGACTCAGCGCGGATACGTTGCTGCAGTCTATCCAAGGAAATGCCTTTGATCATGTGTCTGCAATTTATCATTTGCTGGCAGATCGTCTTGAATCAACGATGTCGAGTTTACCGAGTATACAAAATCTCCCGGGCGATTACATGCCCGATGGCGCTCACCAGTTGGAGAAATTCGGGGAATCCGAGTCGGAAACAGACTCAGAGAGAGCAGGACTTTGTTTGCCGTTGGGTACACAGGTGCCGTATCACGCAACGAGAAGACACACTGTCGGACCCGGTGATACAGCACACCAGCCGCCATCGCCTTATCCTTATCCTTATCAAAGTTACACGCCGGGTTATCCGCCTCTCGGTCTTGTGCCTATGATGCATTGCAATGCCGACGGCCAGGTGCTGCCACAAACGAATTTGCCCTTAAATCTTCCCCTTGTACAGCATCAACCTCCGCAAAATTTCCAAATCAAAGACCAGCATCTGTTGAAACCACCGCCAGTCATGGGAgcca gCACTTTTGGAAGAAGAGCGTCAGATGGTGGCGCAAATCTCCACGTATTTTATCAACAACAACACGGAAGTGGTAACGCCGAAGAGGGCGGATGGAGTCATCCAGGCAGCAGAGAGCACTTGCAATCT agcGGTAGTCCTTCATTGGGACAGTGCTCGCAAACGCTGAGTGTAAGCGGAAGTCCTGACAGCAATGGCGGCAGTACTGGAAGCTCGTCAGGTGGCAGCGATCGTCGAAGACGAAGTGGACTGACGGCAGTAATGCAACGGCCAG TTATAAACCCGGAACTGGTCATGGAGGTGGAAGCTAGGATGAATAGGGCATACGTACCATCAAGATTGCTGCCTTCGCACTTAAGGGATTTACCTCCACGTCCCCTGCACCTGAGGAAAACCTCACTCTATCCTGCTGCAGGAGTTG CAGGCGGCAGAGATTCATACAAAGAACCAAGCGCACATGTCACCACCGAGAGGTACTCCCCGGTCAGGAGGGCGTCTGAGGGTTCGTGTCCACCAGGACCAGGGATCCAGGCCTTGCAGCAGGAGTACCAGCAGCTCCAGAGACTCGCATCGCCTTCTCACAGTCCCGCAAGCATTCCCGGATCACCCGTTCATGAGCGAGGGGTCGCGGCAATCACTCAGG GACTCAGTGGATTAACAACTGCGACAGTACCAGGTAGTATAGTTCACGGAACACCAACGCAAGCACCAACAGCGCCTTTGGATCTGAGTCCATTGAGACATCACAGATCTCCAGCAACAACACCAGTAAGTTATTCACCAAGCAACAGTCCGGCACTGGATATGATCCAAGAGGAACATCCTGTTGATATATCCAGA GTACCACCTCAAATATCAGTAACAGATGTTTCGGGTGGACAAGTGACCTTAGTCGGCTGTCCGCTCTCTCCCTCACCATCCCTCGACTCTCTCGAAGACAATCTCTCGCACTATAATCTTTTACCGAGTTTCATAATATCCGAGCCTTGTGATCCATCGCGGCCCAGTATCACACGGGGAATCGGTCGGCCTCTAAGTTCACCTATACCTTCTGAAGTTGAAGTCACTCTGTCAAATGAATCAAGTCGACTTAACTCCGAGGCTATTCTCGGCAGagttaaacaaataattgacGCCCGTGCTCCACCAAAGGGTTTTATATTTTCGCGCGAAGAAGTTGAGGGCAGTGGTCTGAGCCTCGAATATCCCGGCGGAGTACAAATTGAACTCCGGGTTTGTGAATTTGAGGAGCATGAAAAAAAAGGGATAAAAATGAGGAGAATTAGTGGCGATCAGCTACAGTACAGTCAACTTTATGAGCAATTAATTTCCTGTATCACCGTTTGA